Below is a genomic region from Catenuloplanes atrovinosus.
GGCGTCCCGGGTCTCGTAGCGGATGGCGGGCAGGCGGACCTGGGGGACCGCCGGCACGGCCGTCTCCTCGCCCACCTCGCGCACGGCCGCGGTGAGCGGGTGCTCGCCCGGGTCGAGTTTGCCCTTGGGCAGCGACCAGTCGTCGTACTTCGGGCGGTGGATCAGGCAGATCTCGGGTCCGCCCGCGGCCGGGCGCCACAGTACGCCCCCGGCCGCGCGCACGGTTCTCAGCGGAGCCAAGCGGTCTTCTTGGGTTGTGCCGCGTTCTCCCACGCCGCGGGGAATGCCCCGCGAACGGCGTGGATAATCGCGCGCTCCCGTTCGGCCAAGCGGCCCGCGGTCACTGCCATGTCATGATCATCCGGCTTCTCGGCCGCCAGGTCCAGCCAGGTCTGCGCGGCCATCGCGGCGTCCTGGTGCTCACCGAGCAGATTCTGCACCTTGGAGAGCGCCTTGCCGAGCGCGGCGGCCTGCCCGCCGAGCACCGGCGCGACCGCCTCGACCGCGTACCGGGCCCGCTTGCCGCTGATCCGGACGCCGTGCCAGCGCTCGTCCGAGTCGCCGGCGTGCAGCTCGGCCGCGCCGGCCACGCCCTTGCCGCCGTTGACCAGCACGTCCCACGGGCGGGACACCAGCCGGGGCAGCACCTCGGTCGCGGGCGCGCCCGCGTCGGCGGACAGCTGCGGCTCGCGGGCGGCCTCGACCAGCAGGTCGACGAGCTTGCGGTAGCGCGGCGTGCGCAGCGCCGCGTCCAGCGCGTCCAGCGCCTTGCGCTGCCGCTTCTCCAGCCGTGCGTCGAGCCGGTCCACGGCCTTGGCGTCCAGCGGCGCCAGCGCGTCGAGCGCGGCCGTGCGGCGCAGCCGGTCGCGCAGCACCTCGGCGTCGCGGGCGGCGCCGAGCACGCCGGCGATCCAGCCCAGCTCGTCCCGGAGCGTACGGGCCCAGGACGTCTTCACCAGCGCGCCGAACGTGCGCAGGTCGCTGCGGAGCCGGCGGCAGCCGACCCGCATCTGGTGCACGGCCGTGTCGCCGTCCGGCAGCGGCTGCCCGAGCCGGACCAGCGGGTCGTGCGCCAGGATGCGCCCGATGCCGTCCCGGATCGCGGCGGTCACCACGTCGCCGGCGGTCGGCGCCTCCGGCAGCGTGCCCGGCGGCACCAGGTCCGGCGCCGCGCTCGCCGCCGCGCCCATCGCCCGTGCGTGCTTGGGCGTGAACGTGCCGGCCGTGGCGCCGGCCTTGACCAGCAGCGATTCCAGCTCGTCGAGCAGCGCCGGGTCGCCGCCCGCGCGCTCCACCTCGACCTCGCGGAACGTGGACCGGACCTTCTCGCCGTCCAGCACCTCCACGGTGTCGTCGTCCAGCTCGGCCAGCGTGGTGCCGTCGCCGGCCTGGAGCAGGTACGCCCGGCGCGCGCTGCGGACGACCACGGCCGGTGCCAGCTCGCCTCCCCGCGCGTACGGCGTGACCAGCGCGGACATCTCCTCCGGCGGCGTCTTCGCCTTCTTGCCCCCGCGGGAGATCTCGTGCCGCGTGCCCGGCACGTCGGCCGGCAGCTTCACGGTCCAGGGCTGGTCGTCGCCCTTGCGGAAGCGCAGCGACACGCCGGCCCGGGCCAGTCGCAGATCCTCGGTGTCGAAGTAGGTGGCGGTCAGGACCTTCGGCTCCTTCGCCACGACCCGCCCGCCGGAGGGCAGCGCACCGGTCAGGTCGGGCAGGTCGAAGTCCGGAGACACCTCGTACTTACGTTCTTCCTCCAGCATGGTCGTCACCATAACCGCCGAAAGTTAACTGTTTCTTCAGAACGAGTTCAGCCGTTGGACCGGATCGTGCGCCTGAGCAGCACGGACTGCAGGTGGGTAAGCGGCTTGTCCAGTGTGGAGATCCGTCGCACCCAGGTGCCGTCCGGCCGCAGGTCGAAGCCCTCGCACTCGTCGCTCATCGAGATTCGCAGCACAGTCTCCAACTCGCGGGCGGCGACCGGGTCGGTCACCTGCACCAGCGCCTCGACGCGGCGGTCCAGGTTCCGGTGCATCATGTCCGCGGAGCCGATCCAGAACTCGGCGGGCTCCTCGTACCGGCCGGCCTCCACGTCCGCGGACGACGGGCCGGGACCGAACCGGAAGATCCGCGAGTGCTCCAGGAACCGGCCCACGATCGACCGGACCCGGATGTTCTCCGACAGGCCGGGCACGCCGGGGCGGAGCGCGCACATGCCGCGCACCACCACCTCGATCCGGACGCCGGCCCGCGACGCGCGGTAGAGCGCGTCGATGAACTCCTCGTCGACCAGCGAGTTCACCTTGATCTGGATGAGCGTGGGGAGGCCGCGCTGGGCGCGCGCGATCTGCCGGTCGATGCGCTCGATCAGGCCGGCGCGCACGCCGTGCGGTGCCACCAGCAGCCGCCGGTACGACGTCTGCCGGCTGTACCCGGTCAGCACGTTGAACAGGTCGGTGACGTCCGCGCCCACCTCCGGGTCCGCGGTCAGCAGGCCGAAGTCCTCGTACAGCCGCGCGGTCTTCGGGTGGTAGTTGCCGGTGCCGATGTGGCAGTAGCGGCGGATCTGCGCGCCCTCCTGCCGTACCACCAGCGCGGTCTTGCAGTGGGTCTTGAGACCGACCAGGCCGTAGACCACGTGGCAGCCGGCCCGCTCCAGCTTCCGCGCCCAGCCGATGTTCGCCTGCTCGTCGAAGCGCGCCTTCAGCTCGACCAGCACCACCACCTGCTTGCCCGCGCCGGCGGCCTCCACCAGCGCGTCCACGATGGGGGAGTCGCCGCTGGTGCGGTACAGCGTCTGCTTGATCGCCAGCACGTTCGGGTCGGCCGCGGCCTGCTCGATGAATCGCTGCACGCTGGTGGAGAACGCGTGGTACGGGTGGTGCACCAGCACGTCGCCGTCCCGCAGCGAGGCGAAGATGCTGCGCGGCACCTCGCCGTCGATCAGCCGCGGGTGGGTGGCCGGCACGAACGGCCGGTCCTTCAGATCGGGCCGGTCCACCGCGCCGTAGATCTGCCAGAGCGCGGACATGTCCAGCAGGCCCGGCACGCGCAGCACGTCGTGGCTGTCCACGTCCAGCTCGCGGACCAGCACCTCCAGCATGTGGTCGGAGATGGACGCGGCCACCTCCAGCCGCACCGGTGGGCCGAACCGGCGCTGCGCCAGCTCCCGCTCCAGCGCCTTGAGCAGGTCCTCGTCCCGGTCCTCGTCGACCTCCAGCTCCGCGTTGCGGGTCACCCGGAACAGGTGGCACTCGACCACCTGCATGCCGGAGAACAGCTGGTCCAGGTGCACCGAGATCAGGTCCTCGACCGGCAGGAAGCGCGCGTTGCCGCCGGCGGAGTTCACCACCACGAACCGCGGCACGTTGTTCGGCACCTTGACCCGGGCGAACAGCTCCTGCCCGTTGTCCGGCGACTTCACCGAGACCGCCAGGTTCAGCGAGCGTGAGGAGATGTACGGGAACGGGTGCGCGTGGTCCACGGCCAGCGGCGTGAGCACCGGGAAGATGTGCTCCCGGAAGTACGTGCGCAGTTCCTCGCGCTCGGTGTCGTCCAGGTCCGCCCAGTGCACCAGGTGGATGCCCTCGGCCGCGAGCTTCGGCTGGACCTCGTCGCTGAAGCACGCCGCGTGCCGGGCCACCAGGCCGGCCGTCTTCTCCAGGATCATCCGCAACTGGGTGCGCAGCGGCACCTGATCGCCGCCGCGGACCGGGATGCCGGCCTGTATGCGCCGCATCAGCCCGGCGATCCGCACCATGTAGAACTCGTCCAGGTTGCTGGCGAAGATGGCCAGGAACTTGGCGCGCTCCAGCAGACGGGTGTCCGGGTCCTCGGCCAGCGTCAGCACCCGGGCGTTGAAGTCCAGCCAGGAGAGCTCACGGTTGAGGAAGCGGTCCTCCGGCAGCGAGTCGTCCATGACCGGTTCGGTGCCGAGCAGGTCCTCTATCGGCATCTCCTCGACCGGCGGCACGTCGGTCGTGGTGTCGGACAGCTGGTCCTGGGTCATGGCGGCCACCTCTGCAACGTCGGTCGTCTCGGGCGATCCGGCTTCGTCGGCGGAGGAGTCGTTGCCCGCGCGCAGCGGGACATGATCCTCGCTGGGCGGTGCCTCGACTCTAGCAGCAGGAACATCGGCGCGAATGAATCTCCCATCCGGCCCTCGGCGTCGGACGGTGGCTGGCGCGGTGTTCACCGAAACATCATCACCCGAGAGAAGGTGCCGAAACGTGAATTCGGCTTCGGAATGTCAGGTCAGGCCGGGAAAGGTGATCGAGATTACCTCTCCCCGCTCGTCACGGGCGATCGTCATCCGCTGGCCGAGCCGCAGCAGCCGCAGCCCCGACGCGGCGAACGCGTCCGCCCCGAAGGCCACCTCGCTCCCGTCGTCCAGCAGCACCGTCCCGTGGTGGGTCTCTTCGTCGAAGCGCGCAACGGTCCCCTGCATGAGACCAAACACTAAACCCCCGCAGCGGTACGAGGGGCCGGGTTGAGCCGGTCAGCAGGGTATGGACCCCGGTCCGCACGGCGCCGCGACCAGGGCACTCGTGTGCGCGCCGACACCCAGGCGGTGCGCGGCGGACAGGTCCGCGCCGGTGTCCACGTCCCGCCGCAGGCTCGGCCAGTCGCCGGTGAGCGGCACCGCGCCGGACGCGGCGTGCGCGGCCGCGGACGGCCCGCCGAAGCGCGGGTCCAGCGGCACGCCGGGCGGCGCGGTCAGCAGCACGGTGCCGACGCCGGGCGCGTCCGAGGCGAACCGGCGCCGCTCCGGCGCCACCGACGCCGCGCGCAGCGCCGCGCCCAGCTCCTCCGGGCGCAGCGCGGGCAGGTCGGCGGTGAGCGCGGCGCGCCACGACCGGGCGGGCAGGCCACTCTCGCCGTACCGGATGGCGGGGTTGAGGCCGGCGGCCGGCGCGTCCGGCGCGACCCGGGCGCCGAGCGCGGTCACCACGCCGGCCACCACCGGATCGTCCGTGACCACCAGCACCTCGCCCACCTCCGGGCAGGCCAGCACCGCGGCCACGGTGTCCCGGGCGAGCGCCAGCGCCAGGCGCTCGTGCGCGTCCTCCGGGACCGCGCCGCGCAGCCGGCTCTTGCCCACCGACACCGGCTTGACCGGGATGACGACCGACCACGTCTGCACCGATTCATCGTGCCAGCCCGGTACCGCGATCATCGACCGGCGGCCGGGCCGGCGGAAGACCACCGGTGTGGCGCATCCGCCCCGCCCTGGTCTGACGGGGTCGAGGCAGGCATGATTTCGCATCAGGCCGGTGGTGCCGGGTAGGGATCCCCGGCACGCTCTCCGGCCCGCGGGGGCGCGGTACCTTGCCGCCGTATCCGGGAAGGGACGAGGGGGGACTCCGCCGTGGCACCGCGCAGACTCGGGTTCTGGCAGACGCTGGCCGCGTGGATCGTGATACCCACCATGCACGTCTGGACGCGGCCCACCTGGCGCGGCGCCGAGCACCTGCCCAAGGATCGCGGGTTCATCCTGGTGGTCAACCACTCCTCGCACTTCGACCCGCTGCCGGTCGCCGACTTCGTCTACTGCAACGGCGTCTGGCCGCGCTTCCTCGGCAAGGCGAGCATCTTCCGCATCCCGGTGGTCGGCGCCTGGCTGAAGGAGATCAAGCAGGTCCCGGTCGAGCGTGGCACCCTGGACGCGGCCCGTTCGGTGGAGGTCCTGGTGGCGGCCGTCCGCGAGGGCGGCGCCGTGGTCGTCTACCCGGAGGGCACCACCACTCGGCAGCCGGACCTGTGGCCGATGCGCGGCAAGACCGGCGCGGCCCGGATCGCGCTGATCACCGGCGCGCCGGTGATCCCGGTCGCGCAGTGGGGGGCACACCGGGTGTTCGACCCGCGGGACGGGAAGTTCCGGTTCGGCCTCCGCATGCCGGTGACCGTGGTGGCCGGCCCGCCGCTCAACCTGAGCCGGTGGGCGGGCGTGGAACCGACCCGCGCCGTGCTGGACGAGATCACCGACACGATGATGCTGGCGATCCGGGACCTGCTGGCGGAGATCCGCGGTGGCACCCCGCCGCCGCTGTGGCAGTACTCGGCCGCGCCGCGTGGCGGGCGGGCCGGGGCGGCGAGCGAGCCCGCGCCGAGCGCGGGCGAGCGGGAGGGACAGGCCTGATGCGGGCAGCCGTGCTGGGCGCGGGTTCGTGGGGAACCGCGTTCGCGAAGGTGCTGGCGGACGCGGGCACCGACGTGACGATGTGGGCGCGCCGGAAGGAGGTGGCCGACTCGATCCGCGACGCGCGGGTCAACCCGGACTACTTCTCCGGCACGCGGCTGCCGGAGCGGATCACCGCCACCGCGCACGCGGGCGAGGCGATCGAGGGCGCGGACCTGGTCGTGCTCGCGGTGCCGTCGCAGACGCTGCGCGGCAACCTCGCGGAGTGGGCGAGCCACCTCGCGCCGGACGCGTCGCTGGTGTCGCTGATGAAGGGCATCGAGCTGAGCACCACGAAGCGGATGAGCGAGGTCATCGTGGAGGCCTCCGGCGTGGCCGCGGACCGCGTGGTGGTGGTCACCGGGCCGAACCTGGCGCCGGAGATCATGCTGGAGCAGCCGGCCGCGACCGTGGTGGCCTGCACCGACCTGGACCGGGCGAAGCTGGTGCAGAAGGCGGTCACCGCGCCGTACCTGCGGCCGTACACGAACACCGACGTGATCGGCTGCGAACTGGGCGGCGCGGTGAAGAACGTGATCGCGCTCGCCTACGGCGTGGCCATCGCGATGGGCCTGGGCGACAACACCCGGGCCACGCTGATCACCCGCGGCCTGGCCGAGACGCTGCGGCTGGGCGTGGCGCTCGGCGCCGACCCGCTGACCTTCGCGGGCCTGGCCGGGCTCGGCGACCTGGTCGCCACCTGCTCGTCGCCGTTCTCCCGGAACCGTACGTTCGGCGAGCACCTGGGCCGCGGTGAGACGCTGGAGGAGGCGCAGGCCTCCACCCGGCAGACCGCCGAGGGCGTGAAGAGCTGCCTGGGCATCCGCGACCTGGCCCGCGAGCACGGCGTGGACATGCCGATCACCGAGCAGGTCGAGCGGATCTGCCACGAGGGCGTCTCGCCGACGGTGGCGATGCACGCGCTGATGAACCGCGAGCTACAGCATGAGGTCCGGTGAGCGAGCTTGCGAGCGAACCATCGGCTCAGCGCCGGCCACGCCGGAATCGCAGTGTTGAGGGGAGTCCGGTGAGCGAGCTTGCGAGCGAACCATCGGCTCAGCGCCGGCCACGGCAGTGTTGAGGGGAGTCCGGTGAGCGAGGGTGTGAGCGAATCATCGGCTCAGCGCCGGAACGGCGGCGTCGAGGGGGGTCCGGCAGTGCACGGTGGAGACGGCACCCGTGTGGTGCATGCGGGGCTGCCCGCGCCGGTGCCGGGGGAGCCGTTCCTGCCGGGGCCGGTGTTCGCGGCGCCGTACCACCTGGATCCGGTGGCCGGCCCGGCCGCGGCGGCGGACGGCTACGGCCGCCCGGACAACCGCACTCGGCGGGCGCTGGAGGACGCGATCGGCACGCTGGAGGGCGGTGACTGCCGGGTCTTCGCGTCCGGCCAGGCCGCGATCACGGCGGCGCTGCTGACCGTGCTGCGGCCGGGCGACGCGGTGCTGCTGCCGTCGGACGGCTACTACGCGGTGCGCGCGTTCGCCGCCGGCACGCTCGCGGAGTTGGGCGTGGACGTGCGGACCGCGCCGACCGCGGGGCCGTACCCGTCGTTCGACGGCGTCAGGCTGGTGCTGCTGGAGACGCCGGCGAACCCGAGCCTGGACGTGTGCGACGTGCGCGCGCTCGCGGAGGCCGCGCACGCGGCCGGCGCGCTGGTCGCGGTGGACAACACGGCCGCCACCCCGCTCGGCCAGCGACCGCTCGACCTGGGCGCGGACCTGGTGGTGGCGTCCGGCACCAAGGCGCTGACCGGCCACTCCGACCTGCTGCTCGGCTACGTGGCCGCGCGCGACGAGGCGCTGCTGGCGCGGCTGACCACCTGGCGCGCGCAGACCGGTGGCGTGCCCGGCGCGTTCGACTGCTGGCTGGCGCACCGCTCGCTGGGCACGCTGGACCTGCGCCTGGCCCGGCAGACCGCGAACGCGGCCGCGCTCGCGCCGATGCTGGCCGCGCACCCGGCGGTGACCGGCGTGCGCTGGCCCGGGCTGCCCGGCGACCCGGCGTACGCGATCGCGCGCGCCCAGCTGCGCCGCGTTCCCGGCCTGATCGGCTTCGATCTGGGCAGTGAGGAGCGGGTGGCCGCGTTCCTGAGCCGGTCCAGGCTGGTCTTCGCGGCCACGTCGTTCGGCGGGCTGCACACGTCCGCGGACCGGCGGGCGCAGTGGGGCGACGACACCACGCCCGGCTTCGTGCGTCTCTCCTGCGGCGTGGAGGACCCGGACGACCTGCTGGAAGACGTGAAGACGGCTCTGGACGGTTAGCGGTTTCCCACCCCGGCAAACGGGGTGAATGGGACACTGATGTCGTGGGTGGATGGCGCGAGCGGTCGCACGGGCGCCGGGGCGCGCTGGTGGTGGCCGGGATCGTGCTGGCCGCCGGGCTGATCGTGATGGCCGGCACCGCCTGGGCGCTGCACCGGCGGGACGCCGCGGCGGCCGAACGGATCATGGATCAGCGCACCTCGCTCGCGCAGTCCGCGGTGACCGTGGAGACCCGGCGGTACGTCGACCTGCTGCGCACCGCCGCGGCCGGCCTGGGCGAGGCGTCCGAGCTGGACGCGCGCACGTTCCAGGACGGCACCGCACCGCTGGCCGGGACCGCGCTGCCCGGCGCCACCTCGGTGGTCCTCGTCGCGCCGGTGCCGGCCGGCGACGTGGCGGCGGCGCAGGCGCGCTGGCGGCGGCTCGGCGCGGGCGGGATCACGCTCACGCCGGTGCCGGGCAGCAGCGAGCACCTGTTCACGATCTTCTCCCGCACACTGGACGGCGGGGTCGCACCCGAGCTCGGTGTGGACCTCACCCGGGCCGCGGAGCCGACCGCGGCGCTGGCCGCGTCCCGGCGTACCGGGCTGGCCACGGTCTCCGACGCGTACGTGCTGCTGCGCGATCAGGGCCTTCCGGCCGAACAGCGGCAGCGGTCGTTCGTGTTCGCCACGCCGATCCATCGGGGCGGCGCGTTCCTCGGCTGGCTGGTGATGGGCATGCGCGGTCAGGACTTCCTCGGCGAGGTGCTGGCCGCGGCCGGTCAGGAACTGCTCGGCGGCAGCCTGTCCGCCACCGACGGCTCCGGCATGCCGACCACGGTCGCCACGCTGCCCGCGCCCGGCGAGCCGGACCTGCACCGGGAGAGCACGGTCGAGGTCGCCGACCGCCGCTGGACGCTGACCACCATGGCCGACTCGACGCAGCTGCCCGGTGGCCACAGCGCGCTGCCGCTCACCACCGGCCTGACCGGGAGCGCGATCGTGCTGCTGCTGGCCGGCCTGATCTACGTGCTCTCCACCGGCCGGGCGCGCGCCGAGGCCCGCGTGGTGGCCGCGACCGCGGAGCTGCGCCAGGCCGAGCGCGAGGCGCGCCGGCAGTCCGGCCTGCTGGCGGCCGTGATGAACAGCATCGGCGACGGCGTCGGCGTGGTGAACGAGCACGGCGAGTTCCTGCTGCACAACCGCGCGGCCCGGGCGCTGCTCGGGGTGGAGCACGACATCGCCGGGCTGGCCGGCTGGCAGGCGCACTACGGCATCTTCCGGCCGGACGGCAGCCCGTTCCCGGCCGAGCAGCTCCCGCTGGCCCGCGCGCTGGCCGGCGAGCCGTCGGACGGCGTGGAGATGGTCATCCGCAACGCGGCCCGGCCGGACGGCGTGCTGATCAGCGTGGACGGCCGCCCGCTGGACCCGGCGGCCGGCCAGCGCGGCGCGGTCGCGGTCTTCCGGGACATCACGGCGCTGCGCCGGTACGAGGCCGACCTCGCCGCGTTCGCCGGGGTGGTCGCGCACGACCTGAAGTCCCCGCTGGCCATCGTCTCCGGGCACTGCGAGGCGGCCGACGAGATCCTCGCGGACGTGCTGGCGGAGCCGCCCGGCGGCGCGGACAAGGGCGCGTGGCGGCCCGCGGTGGACGAGGCGCGCGACGCGATCGGCCAGGCGGTGGGCGGCGTGCAGCGGATGGGGGCGCTGATCGACGACCTGCTGGCGTACACCACGGCCCGGGACGCGCCGCTGCGGCTGCGCGCCGTGGACCTGGGCGCGCTGGTGGCCGAGGTGGTGGCGGACCGGACCAGCCGGGCGGCGGTCGGCGACCGGCCCGCGCCGCGCATCTTCGTCGGCGACCTGCCCGAGGTGATCGCGGACGCCGGCATGCTGCGCCGGGTGCTGGACAACCTGATCGGCAACTCGGTGAAGTACGTGCGCCCGGGCACGGCCGCGCACGTGGACGTGACCGCCACCGCGGACCCGGTCGGGTGGGCGCACATCCAGGTGGCGGACCGGGGCATCGGCATCCCGGACGCGCACAAGCCGCACGTGTTCGACAGTTTCCACCGCGCGCACGAGGGCACCGGGTACGCCGGAACCGGCCTGGGCCTGGCCATCTGCCGCCGGATCGTGGAGCGGCACGGCGGCGCGGTCGCGGTCGAGGACAACCCCGGCGGCGGTACGCGCATCTCGTTCACGCTGCCGCTCGCCACCACGCTGAACGGCCCGGTGCCGTCCCCGCACCGGGTGGGCGAGCGGGTGTCCTCGTGAGTGAGCGTGCGCGCACATGGTGATCGATGGGCCGAGGTCAACTAGGCTCGGGGCCGGACGACCGCGATCGGATCGCGAGGGACCACGCGGTGAGCGCGTGGACGGGAGGAGCGTGGATGGCTGGCGACGGCGCCGGAGCGGGCCTCCTCCTCGATCTGGACTTCACCGCGACGGAGGTCACAGCGCTGCGCCACCGCATCGCTGAGCTGGCGCGCGGCGCCGGGCTGGGCGGGGACCGGCTGGACGACTTCGCGCTGGCCGCCTACGAGCTGCTGACGAACGCGGTCCGGCACGGCGGCG
It encodes:
- a CDS encoding CYTH and CHAD domain-containing protein — translated: MLEEERKYEVSPDFDLPDLTGALPSGGRVVAKEPKVLTATYFDTEDLRLARAGVSLRFRKGDDQPWTVKLPADVPGTRHEISRGGKKAKTPPEEMSALVTPYARGGELAPAVVVRSARRAYLLQAGDGTTLAELDDDTVEVLDGEKVRSTFREVEVERAGGDPALLDELESLLVKAGATAGTFTPKHARAMGAAASAAPDLVPPGTLPEAPTAGDVVTAAIRDGIGRILAHDPLVRLGQPLPDGDTAVHQMRVGCRRLRSDLRTFGALVKTSWARTLRDELGWIAGVLGAARDAEVLRDRLRRTAALDALAPLDAKAVDRLDARLEKRQRKALDALDAALRTPRYRKLVDLLVEAAREPQLSADAGAPATEVLPRLVSRPWDVLVNGGKGVAGAAELHAGDSDERWHGVRISGKRARYAVEAVAPVLGGQAAALGKALSKVQNLLGEHQDAAMAAQTWLDLAAEKPDDHDMAVTAGRLAERERAIIHAVRGAFPAAWENAAQPKKTAWLR
- a CDS encoding RNA degradosome polyphosphate kinase, whose product is MNTAPATVRRRGPDGRFIRADVPAARVEAPPSEDHVPLRAGNDSSADEAGSPETTDVAEVAAMTQDQLSDTTTDVPPVEEMPIEDLLGTEPVMDDSLPEDRFLNRELSWLDFNARVLTLAEDPDTRLLERAKFLAIFASNLDEFYMVRIAGLMRRIQAGIPVRGGDQVPLRTQLRMILEKTAGLVARHAACFSDEVQPKLAAEGIHLVHWADLDDTEREELRTYFREHIFPVLTPLAVDHAHPFPYISSRSLNLAVSVKSPDNGQELFARVKVPNNVPRFVVVNSAGGNARFLPVEDLISVHLDQLFSGMQVVECHLFRVTRNAELEVDEDRDEDLLKALERELAQRRFGPPVRLEVAASISDHMLEVLVRELDVDSHDVLRVPGLLDMSALWQIYGAVDRPDLKDRPFVPATHPRLIDGEVPRSIFASLRDGDVLVHHPYHAFSTSVQRFIEQAAADPNVLAIKQTLYRTSGDSPIVDALVEAAGAGKQVVVLVELKARFDEQANIGWARKLERAGCHVVYGLVGLKTHCKTALVVRQEGAQIRRYCHIGTGNYHPKTARLYEDFGLLTADPEVGADVTDLFNVLTGYSRQTSYRRLLVAPHGVRAGLIERIDRQIARAQRGLPTLIQIKVNSLVDEEFIDALYRASRAGVRIEVVVRGMCALRPGVPGLSENIRVRSIVGRFLEHSRIFRFGPGPSSADVEAGRYEEPAEFWIGSADMMHRNLDRRVEALVQVTDPVAARELETVLRISMSDECEGFDLRPDGTWVRRISTLDKPLTHLQSVLLRRTIRSNG
- a CDS encoding cold-shock protein — encoded protein: MQGTVARFDEETHHGTVLLDDGSEVAFGADAFAASGLRLLRLGQRMTIARDERGEVISITFPGLT
- the cofC gene encoding 2-phospho-L-lactate guanylyltransferase, with product MQTWSVVIPVKPVSVGKSRLRGAVPEDAHERLALALARDTVAAVLACPEVGEVLVVTDDPVVAGVVTALGARVAPDAPAAGLNPAIRYGESGLPARSWRAALTADLPALRPEELGAALRAASVAPERRRFASDAPGVGTVLLTAPPGVPLDPRFGGPSAAAHAASGAVPLTGDWPSLRRDVDTGADLSAAHRLGVGAHTSALVAAPCGPGSIPC
- a CDS encoding lysophospholipid acyltransferase family protein encodes the protein MAPRRLGFWQTLAAWIVIPTMHVWTRPTWRGAEHLPKDRGFILVVNHSSHFDPLPVADFVYCNGVWPRFLGKASIFRIPVVGAWLKEIKQVPVERGTLDAARSVEVLVAAVREGGAVVVYPEGTTTRQPDLWPMRGKTGAARIALITGAPVIPVAQWGAHRVFDPRDGKFRFGLRMPVTVVAGPPLNLSRWAGVEPTRAVLDEITDTMMLAIRDLLAEIRGGTPPPLWQYSAAPRGGRAGAASEPAPSAGEREGQA
- a CDS encoding NAD(P)H-dependent glycerol-3-phosphate dehydrogenase produces the protein MRAAVLGAGSWGTAFAKVLADAGTDVTMWARRKEVADSIRDARVNPDYFSGTRLPERITATAHAGEAIEGADLVVLAVPSQTLRGNLAEWASHLAPDASLVSLMKGIELSTTKRMSEVIVEASGVAADRVVVVTGPNLAPEIMLEQPAATVVACTDLDRAKLVQKAVTAPYLRPYTNTDVIGCELGGAVKNVIALAYGVAIAMGLGDNTRATLITRGLAETLRLGVALGADPLTFAGLAGLGDLVATCSSPFSRNRTFGEHLGRGETLEEAQASTRQTAEGVKSCLGIRDLAREHGVDMPITEQVERICHEGVSPTVAMHALMNRELQHEVR
- a CDS encoding cystathionine gamma-lyase, yielding MHGGDGTRVVHAGLPAPVPGEPFLPGPVFAAPYHLDPVAGPAAAADGYGRPDNRTRRALEDAIGTLEGGDCRVFASGQAAITAALLTVLRPGDAVLLPSDGYYAVRAFAAGTLAELGVDVRTAPTAGPYPSFDGVRLVLLETPANPSLDVCDVRALAEAAHAAGALVAVDNTAATPLGQRPLDLGADLVVASGTKALTGHSDLLLGYVAARDEALLARLTTWRAQTGGVPGAFDCWLAHRSLGTLDLRLARQTANAAALAPMLAAHPAVTGVRWPGLPGDPAYAIARAQLRRVPGLIGFDLGSEERVAAFLSRSRLVFAATSFGGLHTSADRRAQWGDDTTPGFVRLSCGVEDPDDLLEDVKTALDG
- a CDS encoding ATP-binding protein, which produces MGGWRERSHGRRGALVVAGIVLAAGLIVMAGTAWALHRRDAAAAERIMDQRTSLAQSAVTVETRRYVDLLRTAAAGLGEASELDARTFQDGTAPLAGTALPGATSVVLVAPVPAGDVAAAQARWRRLGAGGITLTPVPGSSEHLFTIFSRTLDGGVAPELGVDLTRAAEPTAALAASRRTGLATVSDAYVLLRDQGLPAEQRQRSFVFATPIHRGGAFLGWLVMGMRGQDFLGEVLAAAGQELLGGSLSATDGSGMPTTVATLPAPGEPDLHRESTVEVADRRWTLTTMADSTQLPGGHSALPLTTGLTGSAIVLLLAGLIYVLSTGRARAEARVVAATAELRQAEREARRQSGLLAAVMNSIGDGVGVVNEHGEFLLHNRAARALLGVEHDIAGLAGWQAHYGIFRPDGSPFPAEQLPLARALAGEPSDGVEMVIRNAARPDGVLISVDGRPLDPAAGQRGAVAVFRDITALRRYEADLAAFAGVVAHDLKSPLAIVSGHCEAADEILADVLAEPPGGADKGAWRPAVDEARDAIGQAVGGVQRMGALIDDLLAYTTARDAPLRLRAVDLGALVAEVVADRTSRAAVGDRPAPRIFVGDLPEVIADAGMLRRVLDNLIGNSVKYVRPGTAAHVDVTATADPVGWAHIQVADRGIGIPDAHKPHVFDSFHRAHEGTGYAGTGLGLAICRRIVERHGGAVAVEDNPGGGTRISFTLPLATTLNGPVPSPHRVGERVSS